One Stigmatopora nigra isolate UIUO_SnigA chromosome 1, RoL_Snig_1.1, whole genome shotgun sequence DNA segment encodes these proteins:
- the cdadc1 gene encoding cytidine and dCMP deaminase domain-containing protein 1 codes for MNADRMEESCRESPTDSDQGSPLETESSCQTATLVRGHGPRLSKINLFNLLSLWLELFPREKPEEDGNQIGKVGLVVVRDRKIVGLHYSGPELHAGQAAIVQHAARLADCQLYFSRRPCATCLKMIINAGVTEISFWPGDPEVSMLRSGSPAPSGSISEEAALDAVATEKLKSNSRVHICLLLQPLASGMVQFVAETSRECDFMVTLTDHEPDLNREELFHREQEKHLEDFSKRFLIADYHQHRELLTQMHLENFGVEPYFSNLRHNMGEVVKVLAAVVAGVPQRHYGFHREPPGPNTLVPSSMQDFARHCIIQARLLAYRTEDPKVGVGAVIWAKRKSAGLNGPRHLSLVGCGYNAYPAGSQYAEYPLMDDKQEDRNRRKYRYIVHAEQNALTFRTRDVHPEEDGMLFVTKCPCDECVPLIRGAGITHIFTSDQDRDRNKGDISYLRFSNLKDIQKFIWQREPATSSNITNGHACKRGMTEPEDTHNVKKFCGSKSNDDLSTTT; via the exons ATGAACGCTGATCGAATGGAAGAAAGCTGCAGAGAAAGTCCAACCGATTCGGACCAGGGGAGTCCTTTGGAGACAGAATCCAGCTGTCAGACGGCCACCCTAGTGCGAG GACATGGTCCCAGATTATCAAAGATCAATCTGTTTAACTTGCTGAGTTTGTGGTTGGAGCTGTTTCCTCGGGAGAAACCAGAAGAAGATGGTAATCAG ATTGGCAAAGTGGGTCTGGTGGTTGTGCGAGACCGTAAGATAGTAGGCCTCCACTACAGTGGACCAGAGCTCCACGCGGGCCAGGCAGCCATCGTCCAGCACGCCGCACGCCTGGCCGACTGTCAGCTGTACTTCTCTAGGCGACCGTGCGCGACCTGCCTGAAGATGATCATCAACG CCGGTGTGACCGAGATCTCCTTCTGGCCCGGAGATCCCGAGGTCAGCATGCTGAGGTCCGGCTCACCCGCTCCCTCTGGCAGTATCTCCGAGGAAGCCGCGCTGGACGCGGTGGCTACGGAGAAGCTCAAGTCCAACAGCCGTGTACACATCTGCTTACTGCTCCAACCCCTGGCCTCGGGCATGGTGCAGTTTGTGGCCGAGACGTCCAGAGAATGCGATTTCATGGTGACGCTGACCGACCACGAGCCCGACCTGAACAGGGAGGAGCTCTTCCACAG GGAACAGGAGAAACACTTGGAAGATTTCTCTAAACGTTTCCTGATCGCTGACTACCATCAGCATCGAGAGCTTCTGACTCAAATGCACCTGGAGAACTTTGGCGTGGAGCCCTATTTTTCCAACCTGCGACACAACATGGGGGAGGTGGTCAAAGTCCTGGCTGCCGTGGTGGCCGGGGTGCCGCAGCGTCACTATGGATTTCACCG GGAACCCCCGGGCCCAAATACATTAGTACCCAGCTCGATGCAAGATTTCGCCCGTCATTGCATCATCCAAGCCAGACTACTCGCCTACAGAACAG AGGACCCGAAAGTGGGTGTCGGTGCCGTTATTTGGGCCAAAAGGAAGTCA GCTGGCCTTAATGGACCCCGTCATCTGTCCCTGGTGGGTTGTGGCTATAATGCTTACCCAGCTGGCTCCCAGTATGCAGAATACCCACTAATGGACGATAAACAGGAGGACAGAAATCGACGCAAGTATCGCTACATTGTACATGCTGAGCAGAATGCACTTACCTTCAG AACTCGCGATGTGCACCCGGAGGAAGATGGCATGCTGTTCGTGACAAAATGCCCATGCGATGAGTGCGTCCCTCTGATTAGAGGGGCCGGTATCACCCACATCTTCACCAGCGACCAGGACCGGGACAGGAATAAAGGCGACATTTCCTACCTCCGATTCAGCAATCTAAAGGACATCCAAAAGTTTATT TGGCAAAGAGAGCCTGCAACATCTTCCAACATCACCA ACGGTCATGCCTGCAAACGCGGCATGACAGAGCCGGAGGACACGCACAACGTTAAGAAGTTTTGTGGCAGTAAATCAAACGATGACTTGTCAACCACCACCTGA
- the cab39l gene encoding calcium-binding protein 39-like, with protein MPLFGKSHKTPVEIVKTLKENLAVLIKQEKKTEKASEEVSKCLVSMKEILYGSNDKEPHTETVAQLAQELYTSGLLITMVENLQVIEFEGKKDVCQIFNNILRRQIGTRSPTVEYFCSHQEVLFILLNGYEAPQVALNCGIMLRECIRHEPLAKVVLYSDQFHSFFTYVEMSTFDIASDAFATFKDLLTRHKVLVAEYLEQNYDAVFTDYEKLLHSENYVTKRQSLKLLGELLLDRHNFTVMTRYISKPENLKMMMNLLRDKSANIQFEAFHVFKVFVANPNKTQPIVDILLKNQSKLIDFLSNFHKDRTDDEQFNDEKTYLIKQIRDLKKTAENSGPPSTNTTLYQ; from the exons ATGCCTCTGTTTGGTAAATCCCACAAGACTCCGGTAGAGATCGTCAAGACCCTCAAGGAGAACTTGGCTGTGCTGATTAAACAGGAGAAGAAGACTGAAAAG GCATCTGAGGAAGTGTCAAAATGTCTGGTATCCATGAAGGAGATCCTATATGGGAGCAATGATAAGGAACCACACACAGAGACGGTGGCCCAATTGGCCCAGGAGCTCTACACTAGTGGCCTGCTGATCACAATGGTGGAGAACCTGCAGGTCATTGAGTTTGAG GGTAAGAAGGATGTGTGTCAGATCTTCAACAACATCTTGAGGAGGCAAATCGGAACCAGGAGCCCCACTGTAGAGTACTTTTGTTCTCATCAAGAAGTTCTCTTCATTCTGTTGAATGG GTACGAGGCACCCCAGGTGGCGCTCAACTGCGGGATCATGCTGCGGGAGTGCATCCGCCACGAGCCGCTTGCCAAAGTGGTTCTGTATTCGGATCAGTTCCACAGTTTCTTCACCTACGTGGAAATGTCCACCTTCGACATCGCTTCGGATGCCTTTGCCACATTCAAG GATCTCCTGACGAGGCATAAAGTGCTTGTTGCAGAGTATCTCGAACAAAACTATGATGCG GTATTTACAGACTACGAGAAGCTTCTGCACTCGGAGAACTACGTGACCAAGAGGCAGTCGCTCAAG CTTCTAGGCGAGCTCCTGCTGGACCGACACAACTTCACGGTGATGACACGCTACATCAGCAAGCCGGAGAATCTCAAGATGATGATGAACTTGTTAAGGGACAAGAGTGCAAACATCCAGTTTGAAGCTTTCCACGTCTTCAAG GTTTTTGTGGCCAACCCCAATAAGACCCAGCCCATCGTTGACATCCTCCTCAAGAACCAGAGCAAGTTGATCGATTTCCTGAGCAACTTCCACAAGGACCGTACGGACGACGAGCAGTTCAACGATGAGAAAACCTACCTAATTAAACAGATAAgggatcttaaaaaaacagccGAGAATTCCGGCCCTCCGTCCACTAATACAACTCTGTACCAATAG